A genomic region of Saimiri boliviensis isolate mSaiBol1 chromosome 20, mSaiBol1.pri, whole genome shotgun sequence contains the following coding sequences:
- the LOC141582434 gene encoding LOW QUALITY PROTEIN: pre-mRNA-processing factor 40 homolog A-like (The sequence of the model RefSeq protein was modified relative to this genomic sequence to represent the inferred CDS: inserted 1 base in 1 codon; substituted 4 bases at 4 genomic stop codons), which yields MMRPGTGAERGGLMMGHPGMHYAPMGMHPMNQRANIPPVPQGMMPQMMPSVGGPPMEKMPGMMSSVMPGMMMSHMCPAYMQPALPPGVNSMDVAAGTASGAKSMWTEHKSPDGRTYYYNTETKQSTWEKPDDLKTPAEQLLSKCPWKEYKSDSEKPYYYNSQTEESRWAKPKELEDLEGYQNTVVAGSLITKSNLHAMIKTEESSKQEECTTTSTAPVPTTEIPTTMSTMAAAEAAAAVVAAAAAAAAAAAAANANASTSTSNTVSGTVPVFPEPEVTSIVATVVDNENTVTISTEEQAQLTSTPAIQDQSVEVSSNTGEETSKQETIADFTPKKEEEESQPAKKTYTWNTKEEAKQAFKELLKEKRVPSNASWEQAMKMIINDPRYSALAKLSEKKQAFNTYKVQTEKEEKEEARSKYKEAKETFQRFLENHEKMTSTTRXKKAEQMFGEMEVWNAISERDHLEIYEDVLFFLSKKEKEQAKQLXKRNWEALKNILGNMANVTYSTTWSEAQQYLMDNPTFAEDEELQNMDKEDALICFEEHIRALEKEEEEEKQKSLLRERRXQQKNRESFQIFLDELHEHGQLHSMSSWMELYPTISSDIRITNMLGQPVFSLGSTALDLFKFYVEDLKARYHDEKKIIKDILKDKGFVVEVNTTFEDFVAIISSTKRSTTLDAGNIKLAFNSLLEKAEAREREREKEEARKMKRKESAFKSMLKQAAPPIELDAVWEDIRERFVKEPAFEDITLESERKRIFKDFMHVLEHECQHHHSKNKKHSKKSXKHHRERSRSRSGSDSDDDDSHSKKKRQQSESRSASEHSSSAESERSYKKSKKHKKXSKKKRHKSDSPEYDAEREKDKKEKDWESEKDRTRQRSESKHKSPKKKTGKDSGNWDTSGSELSEGELEKCRRTLLEQLDDDQ from the exons ATGATGAGGCCAGGGACGGGAGCTGAGCGTGGAGGCCTCATGATGGGGCACCCTGGCATGCATTATGCCCCGATGGGAATGCACCCTATGAATCAGAGAGCAAATATTCCTCCTGTCCCTCAGGGAATGATGCCTCAGATGATGCCCTCTGTGGGAGGGCCACCAAT GGAGAAGATGCCTGGAATGATGTCGTCAGTAATGCCTGGAATGATGATGTCTCATATGTGTCCAGCTTACATGCAGCCTGCCTTACCGCCAGGAGTAAATAGTATGGATGTAGCAGCAGGTACAGCATCTGGTGCAAAATCTATGTGGACCGAACATAAATCACCTGATGGAAGGACTTACTACTACAACACTGAAACCAAACAGTCTACCTGGGAGAAACCAGATGATCTTAAAACACCTGCTGAGCAACTCTTATCTAAATGCCCCTGGAAGGAATACAAATCAGATTCTGAAAAGCCTTACTATTACAATTCTCAAACAGAAGAATCTCGCTGGGCCAAACCTAAAGAACTTGAGGATCTCGAAGGATACCAGAATACCGTTGTTGCTGGAAGTCTTATTACAAAATCAAACCTGCATGCAATGATCAAAACTGAAGAAAGCAGTAAACAAGAAGAGTGCACGACAACGTCAACAGCCCCAGTCCCTACAACAGAAATTCCAACGACAATGAGCACCATGGCTGCTGCAGAAGCAGCAGCTGCTGTTgttgcagctgcagctgcagcagcagctgctgctgctgcggccAATGCTAATGCTTCCACTTCTActtctaatactgtcagtggaacTGTTCCAGTTTTTCCTGAGCCAGAAGTTACTTCCATTGTTGCTACTGTTGTAGATAATGAGAATACAGTAACTATTTCAACTGAGGAACAAGCACAACTTACTAGTACCCCTGCTATTCAGGATCAAAGTGTGGAAGTATCCAGTAATACTGGAGAAGAAACATCGAAGCAAGAAACTATAGCTGATTTTACTcccaaaaaagaagaggaggagagccAACCAGCAAAGAAAACATATACTTGGAATACAAAGGAGGAGGCAAAGCAAGCCTTTAAagaattattgaaagaaaagcGGGTACCATCGAATGCTTCATGGGAGCAAGCTATGAAAATGATTATTAATGATCCACGGTACAGTGCTTTGGCaaagttaagtgaaaaaaagcaagccTTTAATACCTATAAAgtccaaacagaaaaagaagaaaaagaagaagcaagATCAAAGTACAAAGAGGCTAAAGAGACCTTTCAGCGTTTTCTTGAAAATCATGAGAAAATGACTTCCACAACTAGATAAAAAAAAGCAGAGCAAATGTTTGGAGAGATGGAAGTTTGGAATGCAATATCAGAACGTGATCATCTTGAAATCTATGAagatgttttgttctttctttcaaaaaaggaaaaggaacaagcaaagcaATTGTGAAAGAGAAACTGGGAAGCCTTAAAAAACATACTTGGCAACATGGCTAATGTAACATACTCTACCACTTGGTCTGAAGCCCAGCAGTATCTGATGGATAATCCAACTTTTGCAGAAGATGAGGAGTTACAAAACATGGACAAAGAAGATGCATTAATTTGCTTTGAAGAACACATTCGGgctttagaaaaggaagaagaagaagaaaaacagaagagtttGCTGAGAGAAAGGAGATGACAGCAAAAAAATCGGGAATCCTTCCAGATATTTTTAGATGAATTACATGAACATGGACAACTACATTCTATGTCATCTTGGATGGAATTGTATCCAACTATTAGTTCTGACATTAGAATCACTAATATGCTTGGTCAGCCTGTTTTTTCATTAGGATCAACTGCACTTGATCTTTTCAAGTTTTATGTTGAGGATCTTAAAGCACGTTATCATGATGAGAAGAAGATAATAAAAGACATTCTAAAGGATAAAGGATTTGTAGTTGAAGTAAATACCACTTTTGAAGATTTTGTGGCAATAATTAGTTCAACTAAAAGATCAACTACATTAGATGCTGGAAATATCAAATTGGCTTTCAATAGTTTACTCGAAAAGGCAGAAGCCCGTGAacgtgaaagagaaaaagaggaggctCGGAAGATGAAACGAAAAGAATCTGCATTTAAGAGTATGTTAAAACAAGCTGCTCCTCCAATAGAATTGGATGCTGTCTGGGAAGATATCCGTGAGAGATTTGTAAAAGAGCCAGCATTTGAGGACATAACTCTAGAATCTGAAAGAAAGcgaatatttaaagattttatgcATGTGCTTGAGCATGAATGTCAGCATCATCATTCAAAGAACAAGAAACATTCTAAGAAAT AAAAACATCATAGGGAACGTTCCCGCTCTCGATCGGGGTCAGATTCAGATGATGATGATagccattcaaagaaaaaaagacaacaatcAGAGTCTCGTTCTGCTTCAGAACATTCTTCTAGTGCAGAGTCTGAGAGAagttataaaaagtcaaaaaagcatAAGaagtaaagtaagaaaaagagacataaaTCTGACTCTCCAGAATACGATGCTGAGCGAGagaaggataaaaaagaaaaagattgggaaagtgaaaaagacagaacTAGACAAAGATCAGAATCAAAACACAAATCGCCTAAGAAAAAGACTGGAAAGGATTCTGGTAATTGGGATACTTCTGGCAGTGAACTGAGTGAAGGGGAATTGGAAAAGTGCAGAAGAACACTTTTAGAGCAACTGGATGATGATCAATAA